The genomic interval CCCGGCCGCGACAGCCGCCTGTACCCCCAGCGGGCTGTCCTCGACCACCACACACCGCCCTGGCTCTACCCCCATCCGCCCGGCGGCATGGAGAAACAGGTCCGGCGCCGGCTTCCCCCGCCCCACATCCTGCGAACTGAAGATCCGCTCGTCCTCGAACCACTGGTCAAGTCCGGTCGCCCGATGCCCCACCCGGATCCGCTCATGACTCCCGGAGGACGCGACACAGTACGGCACCCCGTCCGCCGTCAGCTTCTCCAGTACGCCGGTGACGCCGGCCACGGCCTTCAACTCCCGCTCGAACGCGGCGAAGACCCTCGCGTGGAAGACATCGTCGAAGTCGTCCGGCAACCGCCGCCCGGTCCGCTCCAGGACGAGGTCGTGAATCCGGTGCA from Streptomyces sp. CC0208 carries:
- a CDS encoding HAD family hydrolase translates to MRYDLVIFDNDGVLVDSEPISNRHLAAYLTELGHPTSYEDSIRDYMGSAMHRIHDLVLERTGRRLPDDFDDVFHARVFAAFERELKAVAGVTGVLEKLTADGVPYCVASSGSHERIRVGHRATGLDQWFEDERIFSSQDVGRGKPAPDLFLHAAGRMGVEPGRCVVVEDSPLGVQAAVAAGMDVCGFTAMTPAAKLAGATQLFSDMGELADLLV